One window of the Tubulanus polymorphus chromosome 11, tnTubPoly1.2, whole genome shotgun sequence genome contains the following:
- the LOC141912946 gene encoding cyclic nucleotide-gated channel alpha-3-like: MKKSNGAPCHVVELSAGVTSDAQRSFISTACSKLWYCCSHCNVERWVLNPYSNLYYYWLAFVSFACVYNILMIIVRAVFIDLQVQYHGLCYVFTIEISSISAVRLSLEADYNSVCMMEDEEVEWYCCSHCNVERWVLNPYSNLYYYWLAFVSFACVYNILMIIVRAVFIDLQVQYHGLWYSMDFLCDAVYLFDMIVRFRTGFLEQGQLVRDTVKLKRNYAKLKNPIFILDVLSMIPVDIFLLVIDKYSPATRMNRLLKFPRVREFCDRTETRTSFPNAFRITNLVFYIFVIIHWNACIYFQISKFIGLGSDKWVFPNISQPRFSAVGTQYVYCLYWSTVTLTCIGEQAQPEKDGECLFVILDYLAGVLIFATIVGSVGNMIGNLNVSRSQFQQRIDAVKRYMEFRKVGKHLEKRVLKWFDYLWHNRQAMDEELTLSLLPEKLKAEILMNVHLDTLRRVRILRGCEPGLLQELVLKLRLQVFSPADYVCRKGDVGREMYIVKRGKLSVISDDEQTIYANLTEGSVFGEISILDIPGNKTGNRRTANVRSEGYSDLFCLSKEDLWKTLSDYPDAKEKLIQRGRQLLIDQKLLDEREEDERLMREEKAAKAREASAAKAAKLEEELKFNPDDIPGEVRKLMMELDGLYSHVTKVF, encoded by the exons ATGAAGAAGTCGAATGGTGCGCCGTGCCACGTGGTTGAATTATCAGCTGGTGTCACTTCGGACGCGCAACGATCGTTCATTTCTACAGCTTGCTCTAAACTGTG GTATTGTTGCAGCCACTGCAATGTGGAACGCTGGGTGCTGAACCCGTACAGTAACCTATACTATTACTGGCTAGCTTTCGTATCGTTCGCCTGCGTCTACAACATCCTGATGATAATCGTCAGAGCCGTGTTCATCGATCTGCAGGTTCAGTACCACGGTCTCTG CTATGTTTTTACGATTGAAATCAGCAGTATTTCAGCAGTCAGATTGTCGTTGGAAGCTGATTATAATTCAGTCTGTATGATGGAAGATGAAGAAGTCGAATG GTATTGTTGCAGCCACTGCAATGTGGAACGCTGGGTGCTGAACCCGTACAGTAACCTATACTATTACTGGCTAGCTTTCGTATCGTTCGCCTGCGTCTACAACATCCTGATGATAATCGTCAGAGCCGTGTTCATCGATCTGCAGGTTCAGTACCACGGTCTCTGGTACAGCATGGATTTCCTGTGCGATGCCGTCTACCTTTTTGATATGATCGTTCGCTTTAGGACAG GTTTCTTGGAGCAGGGCCAACTGGTTCGCGATACGGTGAAATTAAAACGCAATTACGCAAAACTGAAAAATCCGATCTTCATATTGGACGTACTGAGCATGATACCCGTCGACATATTCCTGCTCGTCATCGACAAATACTCGCCGGCGACGCGCATGAACCGACTCCTCAAATTCCCGCGCGTTCGCGAATTCTGCGACCGCACGGAAACGCGCACCAGCTTCCCGAACGCCTTCAGGATTACCAATCTCGTTTTCTACATATTTGTGATAATACACTGGAACgcttgtatatattttcaaattagcaAATTCATCGGTCTCGGCTCGGATAAATGGGTCTTCCCGAACATATCGCAACCGCGTTTTTCGGCCGTCGGCACGCAATACGTTTACTGCTTATACTGGTCGACCGTCACGCTGACGTGCATCGGCGAACAGGCCCAACCGGAGAAAGACGGCGAATGCCTGTTCGTCATATTGGACTACCTGGCCGGGGTTTTGATATTCGCTACTATCGTCGGCAGCGTGGGGAACATGATCGGCAACCTGAACGTTTCCCGGTCTCAGTTTCAACAGCGAATCGACGCCGTCAAACGATACATGGAGTTCAGAAAGGTCGGCAAACACTTGGAGAAACGCGTGCTCAAATGGTTCGACTATTTGTGGCACAATCGACAAGCGATGGACGAAGAGCTGACTCTGTCGCTGTTACCCGAAAAACTGAAAGCCGAAATATTGATGAACGTGCACCTGGACACGCTGCGACGCGTGCGCATCCTGCGCGGCTGCGAGCCCGGACTGCTACAAGAGCTGGTACTCAAACTGCGACTGCAGGTGTTCAGTCCGGCCGACTACGTTTGCCGCAAAGGTGACGTAGGCCGCGAAATGTACATCGTCAAACGCGGAAAGCTAAGCGTCATCAGCGACGACGAACAGACTATTTATGCAAATTTAACCGAAGGTTCGGTTTTCGGCGAAATTAGTATACTGGACATACCGGGCAACAAAACCGGCAATCGCCGAACGGCTAACGTTCGCAGCGAGGGCTACTCGGACCTGTTTTGCCTATCGAAAGAGGACCTGTGGAAAACGCTGTCCGACTATCCGGACGCGAAAGAGAAGCTGATACAACGCGGTCGTCAGCTGCTCATCGATCAGAAACTGTTGGACGAACGCGAAGAGGACGAACGCCTGATGCGAGAAGAGAAGGCGGCTAAGGCGAGAGAAGCGTCGGCGGCGAAGGCCGCGAAACTGGAGGAAGAACTGAAATTCAACCCCGACGACATTCCCGGCGAAGTACGGAAACTAATGATGGAACTCGACGGATTGTATTCGCACGTCACTAAAGTG TTTTGA